AAAAGCGGTACTACTACTCAAATCAAACACGGAAAACTACTTAGTGAGTTTGGCCATTTGGAAATCGATACTGTTATAGAAGAAAAGACTAAGACTAACACAGATTGTGTCCCTCTAACAATTGTAGAGTGACAAATACGTCACGCACTCGTGCGAAAAATAACATCAAAAACTAAGGATGCTATTATGAATGAATTAAATAATATACGTAGTTTCTTTGGTGAACGTTTTGATCAAGTTGGATATAATGGTTTTGAGTCTGCTGATTTAGCAAAACTAGAAACTGAAACTTCAACTTTAGTTTACAGCTAACATGCATATTCATCCTTTGAACTTGGTACAAATGAGCCACATAATGGTCTCATTCCAAGATTCATTTCATAGGGTAAACGTATACAGAATTATAATCTAGATGATATAGCTTTTATCGAAGAGTAAATGATTACACTTTCTCGTAAAATTCTACACTATAAGATTCCAGAAGAGCCTATTGAAGAACAACTTAAATATGCAGCATAAGTGATTTGAAAATAAGTGTATATCTATAAATTAGTTCAGCTTGTTATCGCAATTTGCGATTATATAATTATTAACAAGTTTATTATTTTTCTAATTTGATAAAGTCCCTAATTCTTCTTCTAGTATACGGCTAAACTTAGTCATAGTTGATATCATATCTGCAAGCTCTTCTTTTCCCATTCGTTCTGCGATTCTCTTAGTTAATTCCCTGTAGGGCTCTGTTTCATCTCTTAGAACAACTTGCCCTATATCCGTAAGCATTAAATAAGCAATACGATGATCGTTTGTATCCACTTTACGAGTAATGTAACCTTTTTTTTCTAATACAGTAAGCATCCTTGACGTTGCAGGTTTCTTTGTTCCAAAAAAGTCATTTAACTTAGTCGGGGTCAACCTACTCTCCTGATTACCCTCAATCATCTTACCAATAGCACATAACATGGTATACTCACCAAATGTGATGTTTTTAAAGAGTTTAATTTGACAGGTTAACGTACGTAGGCGATTCATAATATATTTTAAATCATTCAGGTCTGATTGCATGATTATATGTTCACTTTCCTTTAATACTATACTTATTGCATATAAATTTACTATAATCCTGCAAATTATTTTTGTCAAGATACTATAAATAAAACAAAAGTGTTCTTCCCACACTCCAGTGAGCAAATCTTTTATAGCACATCTTTTGTTCTAATCAGGACCACCGGCTTATCCGGTGGTTTGCTCTGCCTCTATAAGGGGCTCTTACCTGCTTGCGCCCGGAAGGCCCCTGAAGGATTTGCCAACCGCTCTTACTCCTGCAAGCTCCTTGAGCCTTTCATGATAGCTTTATTTACCAGCCTCCCTTCCAGGGATTACTTTTTGCTTCTTTGTACCGGCTCACCCGTGAACGGGTCAATATACTCATTCAGTATGAGTTGATCGGCTTCTAGGTCATCTTTTAACTGATTTGCAATATATTCTTGAATCTTTTTTGTATTTTTTCCAACAGTATCAACATAATAGCCTCTACACCAAAAGTGTCGATTTCCATACTTATATTTTAAATTCGCATGCTTTTCAAATATCATAAGCGAACTTTTACCTTTCAAATATCCCATTATTTCAGAGACACTATACTTTGGCGGTATTCTTACAAGCATATGCACATGATCTTTGCAACACTCTGCTTCTATTATTTCAATTCCTTTTCTTTTACATAGTGTGCTTAGTATTTGAGCAACATCTGCTTTTATCTTTCCGTATATAATCTGTCTTCTATACTTTGGTGCAAAAACCAAATGATACTTGCATTCCCATTTTGTATGAGCTAAACTATTCATATCCATTTTTGGATACCTCCTTTGTTATATTTGTGGTTGGCGAACCCAAATTTATTATAACATAGGAGGTTTTTTACTTGAAGCTAAAGCTAATTGGGGACACATCGGCATAGCCGGTGGTTTATTTTTATTGTGATACAAAAAAGGTTGTTGCAAAAATTTATATATCTTTGCAACAACCCAATCTTTATTCTTTTACTCCACCAAGCGCTACACCAGCAATGATGTACCTTGATAGAAGGAAATAAACTACCATGATAGGCAACACAGTTAACACTAAACCAATATAAACCATACCAAAATCAGATCTGAATTGTTCACTTCGAAGCTGTTGAACAAACATCGGTAAAGTAACCTTAGTTTGTGAGCTTATAATCATCGTAGGCATAAATAAATTATTCCATGAAGCAATAAACGCGAAAATAGCTTGGGTCGCCATTGCTGGTTTTAGTAATGGAATAATAATTCGATTAAAGGTACTAAATTCTCCAGAGCCATCAATACGTGCAGCATCAATAATATCTAATGGAAGTGATGCTTGCATGTACTGACGCATAAAAAATACTGTTGTTGGCGCCGCTAATGCGGGTATAATCAGTGGAATATATGTATCATTAAGTCGTAGCTTAATCATAAATTGATAAAACCCAATAATAGACACTTGAGAGGGAATCATCATGATTGCAAGAATAAAAGACCATGCGAATCTTCTTAATTTAAACTTATAAGCAAACACTCCATAAGCAGTAAGTGCAGAAAAATAAACGGAGAGAATCGTTGATGGCACTGCAATAGTAGCGCTATTAAGCATACTCTTCCATAATGGTGTACCAACTCCAGCTGCCTTTACTATAAGCTTATCAATATTTCTAAAGAATTCTCTACCTGGTAGTAAACTAATTCCTTGTTGAATCGCAGCACTTGCTCTTGTAGAGTTAATTATCATAATATAGAAAGGAAATAAACTTAATAGACTAAGAAAAATGCAAATAACATTACGAAATATTTTTCCTCGTTTAATTCGTCTTGAATAACTAGCATCATTAACAGACATAGCCGTTTTGCTCATTTATTTCCCTCCTTTACGCTTTTTTTATCTTCTTTTGCTTAGGTTCTTTATCACCCATTGTAAAGAAGAAGATTAAACTAATCATTAATGTTACTGCAAATAAAACGAGAGAAGCTGCCGAGGCTTTGCCTATATCACGGCTATTACCTAAGGCTATTTGCTTTATGTACATTGTAATCGTTTCAGACGCATAATCAGGCAATCCATCGCCCGCGTTATTTACATTAAACACCGCTGGTATATCATACATCTGTAAACCACCAATGGAGGAGGTTACTAAAACAAATAATAAAATTGGTTTTAATAATGGAAGCGTTATTCGGCCAAATATTTGAACACTGCTAGCCCCATCCACTCTTGCTGCTTCATATAAGGTAGGACTAATACCAAGAATACCCGCTATTAATAAGATCATCGTATTTCCATACCACATCCAAAAGTTAATAAAACTAATGATTATCCTAGTCCACCATTTGTTTTGCATAAAATAATCCGTTGCATCACGCCCTACATCAATCAACCCTAGAGAACGGAAAATTTGTGTAATCGGTCCTTGTATACTAAATAAAGTATAGAATAGCACTGCGATTGATGCAGCTGTTATGATATTAGGCATATAAATCATAATCTTATAAGCACCGTGAGCTTTTATCTTAATTCTAGTATCTGTAAACCATGCTGCTAATAGTAAAGATAACAATATTTGAGGAATAAAATTAATTAGCCACATAATAATCGTGTTTCCTAATGTATCAAAAGTCATTGTATCAAAAAGCTTTGCCCCTTCGTTCACTACTCCTTTTAAATTAGTATCATAAAGTACACGTTTGAAATTCGTAAGTCCATTGAAGGTCGGTCCTACTGCTTTTAATCCTCTATAATAAAGCTCTTGAGTACTTAACCAAAAGGTATAAATTAATGGCCAGAATGAGAAAAGAAAGTATACAATAAAAAATGGTGCTATAAAATAATATCCGTAGCGACCATATTCTACCGTTTTATGTTTTTTCTTATTTTGTTTCGCCATATTTGCACCAACTCCTTTTAAAATATTGGACAATCTAATGCATGCTACTATATTGAATTATTGATATAATTACATGTTACTCATTGAACACTTTATAAAACCCAAATCCACCAAAGAACCTCTAGGCTCTATAAAATGTTCAGAATGTGGATTTGTTCAAATTTATTTATAGGGGGAATGCTGCAAACTCATATTTCATTTGCAACATACCCCTTATAACTATTCGATTATTTTATTTATAAGTTATTTTGACAAATAAGGATAAGCATCAATAACATTTTTCTTAAATTCTTCTAACGCTTCATCTTTAGTTTTATTACCATTTACAAATTCGGTCACCTGATCGTCAAATTTCTGAGTGATATAGAAATCCTCCGCGCTCATTGCTGGTAATTCAATAGCGTCTGCTAACGGTGAGAAATACTCTAAGAAATTTTGTCCAGCAAGAAAATCAAAGTTACCTTCACCAGCTGCTATTAATTCAGCAATTGCTTGCTTATTGTTTACATAATCAAGAGTCTCTACACACATTTCTTTCATCATCTTTGTATCAACGGTAGCTGCTCTCATGATTTTAGCTGCTAAGTCAGTATCCGAGCAACCTTTAGAAGCTGCTAACCAAGTACCACCCCAATAATATTCTTGAGGACCTGCAGTCATAGCCCAATCACCATATGTACCTTCACCAGGAACTGTTCCGCCACTATTCGCCTTTAAAGTCCAATGTAAGAACCAGGTACATCCCATATAAGCAAATGTATTATCGTTTGTTACATTTGCGGCCCAATCTGTAGACCATTGTGAAGTATTGTTAGTTAAGTTATTGTCATATAATGCTTTTGCATAATCCATATAAGAAAGCATTGTATCTTCTACAACAATCGTATCGTTCTCATCATACCATGCATTATGTCTAGATGCTTGATATACACGCTTAACATCATCTACACCAGAGAATAATTTTGTTGCTCCACCAGATTTTTCAAGAATATCCTTACCTGATTGTAACATTGTATCCCAATCACTAAAGTATTTCTGAACTTCTGCTGGATCATCAGTTCCTAAATATTTCTTAGCCAAACTTCTACGATACATCATAGCACCTGGTGTAGCCTGCCATGACAACGCTTTTACCTTGCCATCTGCAGTAGCTGCTTGAACTGTATATGGATACATATTCGCCATATCCGCTTCTGTGAATCCAAGAGTTGCTACGTCTAAGGTATCCTCAGAATTTGTATACTTCAAAAGATAATCTGCTTCAACTGCAAATAAATCTGGATATTGTGGGTTTGTTGGATCAGCTAAAATTGGATCGATTTTTTGTTGATAGAAATTACTTCCACCAGTATCAACATATACTATTCTTGCTGCATCTTCTGGATAATATTTTTCGAAGAATTTAAGAATGTTGTTTTTAACATCTCCATTCCAGCAATATACATAAAACGCGTCATCACGACTAATATCACCCGTTACAACGCTGTCTGGAAGTTCAGGTGTTGGTTCAGCTGTTTCAGTAGGTTCTGTTGTAGGTTCAGTTGTTGGTTCTGCTGTTTCTTTTGTAGGCTCTGCTCCTTTTGTAGCTTCGGTTGTAGGACTTTCATTTTTAGATGTTTCATTTGACTTATCTTTACAAGCAACAAGTGAAACCATCATCACTAACACTAATAAAAGTGCCATTACTTTTTTGGAAATTTTCATTTTTTCTCCTCCTTATAAATTTTTTTGCTACTGGTTTTCTGCCTAATTAAAACACTATCTACTCTTGTTCTAATTTCTTCACAGAACCACCTTTTGCAAGCTGTACCTTTAGGTATATATTCTCTAATGAGGTAGCCATTGGCCTCTCAATTAGATTTATAAGCTGCTTTGCAGCTTCAGCTCCAATCTTATCGGTATCCTGTATAATTGTCGTAAGCTTTGGTTCTAACGCTTGCGAGACAGAGATACCATCATATCCAGCTACTGAAATGTCTTCTGGAATATGCAATCCGTTCCTTCGTATAGTGTTCATTACGCCAAGTGCTGCATAATCATCCGATGCTATAATACAGGTTGGCGGTTCTGGTAAGTCAAGTAAGGCTTGCGTTACCTTCTCCGCTTCTTCTGAGCTACGATAAACCCCTTCAACTACATACTCGTTTGGAATCACAATATTGTATTCACGAAGTACATTATAAAAACTGACCAAACGATTATGTGTTACCGAAGACTTATTCCCATGAATATAAGCTATTTTTCTATGCCCCTGTTCTACTATGTACTTAGTTAGTTGCCTCATCCCTTCAATATTGTCGGACAGAATGGATATTGCATCATTAAAGGTATGATCGACTATAACAACTGGTAAATTACTATTAATAATCTCATGAACCTCAGGGTCACTAAACTCCGCACATATAATACATACTCCATCGAAATTACGATATCTACAATGTTCTAGATAAGTCATCTTGCGATTTCCGATATTATGTTCAATAAACGTAATATCATAACCTCGATTGGCTGCATACTCTCTAAGAGATGCTAAAATATGTGCAAAATATTCATTTCTTAAGCCATGACCTGATAATGTAGAAAATAAAACTCCAATATTATAGGTCTTTTTAAGTTTCAACGCTCTTGCATTAGAATCAGGATAATATCCCATCTCACTTGCCGTCTTTAGTATGATCTGCTTTGTAGCCGCTCCGATATCTTGATAACCATTCAGTGCTTTACTAACTGTTGATACCGATACGCCGCACTTTAATGAAATATCTCTTATCGTCGCCATTCTCACACCACCATAATTTTTACTACAACGTTTTCGTAATTTCATTATAGAGCAGATTAAACAATAAATCAAGTGATATTTTACTTTTTTTATTAATTATTATAATTTTATTCTATATATTGCCATTTAATGTTATTTATATATGCTTTTAATACATATTATTAGTATTCAAAATATGTATTTTTTTATTTCAAATATTATTTTCGCTATGTTTTTCGTTATTAATCCCTTTTTACTAATTATTTTTACGAAAACTTATATCAAAGCAACTCATGTTCTTTAATATCAATAATTTATGAAATGCCAAGAACCCTATTAAATGATGGAATTCTTTCAACAATTATAATTTTTCATAAAATTAATACTTTACATTTTTATCGGTTTCGTTATGTTTCGTAAATCATGTAGCATTCCCATAAAAGTTTTAAAGAATAGATCAAAGCATTTATGCTTTAATTAACTATAACTAGAAAAAGACCGCTATATGAGCCAAACAAAACTCATATAACAGTCTTTCTAATTACATTATATTCAAATTATACTTCAACTAGCTAACGTAGTTATCAAAATATCCCTGTACTAAGATAATAGGTGTACCCTTATCACCAGAACCACTTGTTAAATCACATAAAGAACCAATTAAGTCAGTAAGTCTTCTTGGTGTAGTACCTTGGGATGCCATGTTTCCAACTAAGTTTTCTTTCTTTTCTTTAATACTCTTAGAAATAGCTTCTTTTAAAGCTTCTCCAGATAAATCTTTAAAATCATTATCTGCTAAGTACTTTAATTTTAATTCATTTGGTGTTCCTTCAAGACCAGCAGTATATGCAGGTGATACACATGGATCAGCAAGCTCCCATATCTTACCCTGTGGATCTTTAAAAGCTCCATCGCCATATACCATTACTTCTACATATTTACCAGTTTTCTCAAGAATTTGTTTTTGAACATCTTCAACGAAGTCAAAACATTCTCTTGGGAATAGTTTAACGCTGTCTTCCGTAGACTTATTAGATCCTAAAAGACCATATTTTTCATTATAACCATTTCCATTGATGGAAGAAGTAAGAATGTCATCGAGACCACATACGCGGTTTGCACCGTTTTCTTTTAAGATACGTTTTGTACGTGCTCTTGTATGGATATCACAAGTTAATACATCCTTTGTATAATCTAAAATAACTTTTGGATTATTAGCAAAGATAATTTCTACTTCTGCGCCACATTCTTTGATTAAGTCACCATAATATTGTACGTAATCAACGCCAGTAAATGGATGTTTATTTTCACCGAATAATTCTCTATATTTTTCTAAAGTTAACACATCACTATAAGGATTTACTCCAGCGTTATCTAATTTATCTAGAGAAACAAGTTCATTTCCAACTTCATCACTTGGGTAGCTAAGCATAAGAACAACTTTCTTTGCTCCTTTTGCGATTCCTTTTAAACAAATTGAGAAACGGTTTCTAGATAGAATTGGGAAAATAACACCAATGGTTTCTCCACCTAATTTTTCTTTTACGTCTGTAGCAATATCATCAACAGTAGCATAGTTTCCTTGTGATCTTGCAACAATAGACTCTGTTGCAGCAATGATATCACGATCACGTAATTCAACGCCTTCTTCTCTTGCAGCTAAAACGCTTTCTACTACGATATTAGCTAAATTATCCCCTTCTCTAATGATTGGGCAACGAATACCCATTGATACTGTACCTATTCTTCTTTCCATGTTAAACCTAAGTCCTCTCTTATTTCTTTGGTTAAAATTAACGGTTGCCACTATAATTATATCCATCAATCAATCGACACTTTGTCTGATAAAGCTCATTGGATAAATCCACATATACATCATGAGGGTTAATTAAACGTCTTGTTTCATCCCATAATGTATCTAATTCTTTCTGACAATATTCTCTGATTTCCATAACACTTGGTGACTCATACACACATTTTCCATCTACAAACACTGGTACTAGGATTTCTCTTAAAGTATAAGTATTTGGCTTTAAATATGTTTTTTTCCAAGTAGCCATTGGATCAAAGAGCAATAATGGATTGCCTTCATCAAATTTCTCATCTGCAAAGGCAATCAAGTCAGCACGAATCTTTCCACTTTCTTTATCATAAACACGATAAACCGTCTTATTACCTGGATTGGTAATTTTCCATTGATTCTCACTTAATTTAATCTTCGGAATAAATTCTCCATCTTTTTTAATTGCTGCTAATTTATAAACACCACCAAAAGCTGGACAATCCTTAGAAGTAATTAAGTTGGTACCAACTCCCCAGGAATTAATCTTTGCTCCTTGTGTTTTTAAGGAGTCAATAAGATATTCATCCAAATCACTGGAAGCGCAAATTAATGCATCGGTAAAACCTGCCTCATCTAGCATCTTACGAGCTTTTTTAGATAAATAAGATAAGTCTCCACTATCTAGTCGGATTCCATAACTTTTAGGCATTTTACCAGCATCTCTTAGCTCTTCAAACACTTTAATTGCATTCGGGACACCAGAACGTAAAGTATCATAGGTATCCACTAACAAAGTCGCGTTGTTTGGATAAAGAGAGGCATACGTACGAAATGCTGTAAGTTCATCTTCAAAACTCATAATCCAGCTATGTGCATGGGTTCCAAGTGCTGGAACGTCAAACATTTTCGCTGCTAGCACATTACTTGTTCCAACGCATCCACCAATTACAGCAGCTCTGGCACCATAAGTGCCAGCATCCGGTCCCTGTGCTCTTCTAAGTCCAAATTCCATGACGCCTTCACCATGAGCTGCAAAGCAAACTCTTGATGCTTTCGTAGCGATTAAACTTTGATGATTGATAATATTTAAGATAGCTGTCTCAATAAATTGCGCTTCCATAATAGGAGCCACAACTTTAATAAGCGGTTCCATTGGAAACACTACCGTTCCTTCTGGAACTGCATAGATACTTCCTGTAAAATGAAACCCTGCTAAGTAATCAAGAAAATCTTCATCAAACATACCAAGTTCTCTTAAATACTCAATGTCTTCATATGAGAAATTCAACTCTTTAATATAAGAAATGACTTGTTCAAGACCACAGCAAATCGCATAACCACTACCAGATGGATTATTTCTATAAAACATATCAAATACTACAATATCGTTTATTTTATTTTTAAAATACCCCTGCATCATTGTTATTTCATAAAAATCAGCCAGAAGGGTTAAATTACGTTTGTCCATAATTCACTCCTATGATACCTTTTTTGGCATCTCTAAAAATGTGAGATAATTAATTTCTTCACACCTATGCTCAATACAATCTAGTATGCTTTACCCCAGTATACTAAACTCTTTGCTTTTTTACCACAGCATACGCAAGTATCAGAAATATGTTCCTGGGCAAATGGCATACAACGTGAAGTTGCTCCTGTTTTTTCTTTGATTTCATCTTCACAAGCTCGATCACCACACCACATTGCTTTCACAAATCCTGGTTTATTTTCAACAGTATCAGCAAATTCATCCATTGTTTTAGCTTCATAGGTATGAGCATCACGATGCGCTCTTGCTCTTTCTAAAAGCTCAACTTGCATTTTATCTAGGATTTCTTTTACTTTAACGTCAATTTCATCTAAAGAAACAACTGTCTTTTCTCTTGTATCTCTTCTTACGATAACTGCTTGATTTGCTTCGATATCCTTTGGTCCTAATTCTACACGAACTGGAATTCCTCTCATCTCTTGTTCAGAGAACTTCCAACCAGGACTCTTATCAGAATCATCCACCTTAACTCTAAAGGCACCAAGCTTTTCTTTTAATTCAGCTGCTTTTTCAAGCACGCCTTCCTTCTTTTGCATAATAGGCACAATCATAACCTGAGTAGGTGCAATTCTTGGAGGTAATACTAAACCACTGTTATCACCATGAACCATGATAATAGCTCCGATTAAACGTGTTGTCATACCCCAGGAAGTCTGATGTACATATTGAAGTTTATTTTCTTTATCTGTATATTTGATATCAAATGCTTTTGCAAAACCGTCACCAAAGTTATGGCTAGTACCGGATTGTAATGCTTTACCATCATGCATTAAGGCTTCAATTGTATAAGTAGCCTCTGCTCCTGCAAATTTTTCTTTGTCTGTTTTTCTTCCGCGAACCATAGGAATTGCTAATACTTGTTCACAAAAATCCGCATATAGATTAAGCATTTGAATTGTTCTCTCTTCTGCTTCCTCTGCAGTTGCATGAGCTGTATGACCTTCTTGCCATAAGAATTCTAATGTACGTAAGAATGGTCTTGTTGTCTTTTCCCAACGTACAACGGAACACCATTGATTATAAAGCTTTGGTAAATCACGGTAGGATTCAATTGTTTTTGAATAGAAATCACAGAATAAAGTTTCTGAAGTTGGACGTACACATAATCTTTCTGGTAATTCTTCACCACCACCATGTGTTACCCAAGCAACTTCTGGCGCAAAACCTTCCACATGATCTTTTTCTTTATTCAATAAACTTTCAGGAATAAACATTGGCATATACACATTCTCAACGCCAGTTTCTTTAAATCTAGCATCTAGTTCCTTTTGAATGTTTTCCCAAATTGCATATCCAGCAGGTCTAAAAATTGTACAACCTCTAACTCCTGAATAATCAACTAATTCTGCTTTTCTTACAACATCTGTATACCACTTAGCAAAATCTTCTTCCATAGACGTAATGGACTCAACTAATTTTTTATCGCTTCCCATACTAATCTCCTTTACTTATAGTTTGTTAAACTTGGGACCATTTACTCTCTTTTATACATAAAAATTTACGTTTAGACAATAAAAAAAGTCCCTTAAGAAAGGGACCGAAAAAATCGGCGGTACCACCCTAATTAATTGTACTCATAATAGACTTAAAAATCATTCGCGCTATTACTACTACAATTCTCTTTCTACCGTTAACGCCGGCTTACGCTATACTTTCATACAGAGCTCAAAGGCAGGTTCTATAACACTTCATAAGAATTTCACACCATCGATTCTCTCTCTGAAATGAAGGCTGTTATATACTATCCCTTTTCAACGCATTATTTGTAAATGATTCTATTCCACTCGCCGTTTTTTGTCAAGTAGATTATATATCAAGTGTAGGTCTTAATCACGGTTCGAATAATGATAAGACCAAATGGACCTAAGAAAAAACCTGCAAATCCAAACAACTGAACACCAATATACATTGCCATCATACTATAGATTGGTTTTATCCCAAGTTTGTTTCCTAGAAGTTTTGGCTCTACAATCTCTCTAACAAACTGACAAACTAAATATGCACTCATTAATATTGCTGCATCAAAATAATTTTTCTGAAATAAAAGTACGATACTCCAAGGTACTAAGATCAATCCACTTCCTAAGATAGGAAATGCATCAAATACTCCAACTGCAATTCCAATTAAAATTGCATATGGATTTTTAATTATAAATAGGGCCACTACACATATTACTGCGATGATTGCCATAATAATCACTTGGGTTTTAAGATAAGCCGTACCTGTTGAGGATAGCTTTTTGGTAATCTTATGAATCTGAGAATAAAATGGCGATTTACGAAATCCTTCTTTATAGCTCTCCATATCTTTTATAAATAATAAGATAGATACGATTACAATTATAATCAATGTGAAAAACTCAAAGGCTCCAATGGCTACTTTTAATGTCTGCATTGTCATTTTAGGTAATAAGGTATTTTGTACCATATTTAATAAGGAATCCATACTATTATCAAAAAAACCTCTCATTGTACCACTTGTAAGCCCTAATAATTTATCTCCACCTACGCAAATATACTCTACCTGATTCGAGATATACGCTTCATATACGGGCATATTTTTAAGAAAAAGGACCAGTTGATTAATAAACATACGACCGATATAAAATATGCCAGTTCCGAGCATAATAAGCAATAGAAGCAAACTTATACTCCCACCAATTGCAACAGGAACCTTTAACCGCCTGTGTAAATAACTTACGATCGGTCTTAGTATCCACGCTACAAAATACGCGAATATAAATGGGACAAATAATGGCAAAAGGTATTTAAACCCGAAATATACTGCCACAATTGTCCCAATGGTGATTATTAATTTTTTATTCTTTTTTGTTAAAAATTCTTTCGTTTCCAAACAATCACCTCGCATCAATTATTAAATGGTTAATAAACTGATACTATTGTTTGTAAATGAAATTGTTATATGCTGTATTAATCAATGCAACTTATACCATACGAGCAAAGCATATTAAATACTAAAGATTTTTTATATAGTAAATTTAGTTAATTGTAACACTCACAAAAGGAATTCCTTCCTTTGCCGCCTCTTCCACAATTTCCATTCCTTTTATGACTTTATATTCATTATCTTCCAAGGTTACGATTACTTGTCCATCCAAATAATACTTGTCTTTGTTTATCGTATTATTTACGACATCCATACCAAGACGTTTTGGAGACATTAAAATCTTTGTACTATTATTTGAATCCTTACTTGCACTGGCTTCTTTTATAATAATATCCGCTAAAATTTCAGGTGTACAATATGTGCTATCCAATACTAAATTATAATTTGTAAAATTAAAATAATCCAAATTATATATATCTTTATAACGAACCTTTTCTGTTTCCGCTCTTAATTTCAATTGATTTTTTGCATCTTCAACTGAAGTATATTTTTCAACATTTCCACGATTATCACCGTATACACGCTCTGCTGCAACCATTAAACTTACGGATAAAAAAACTTTAAACGATGGATTTACAAAGTTCCAAGCAAGTCTTGAGTCAAATACAATCGGTTTTTCTGGATTCTCTTTTGAAATTTTCACGGTTGTTTCATCGATCATCGTATCGTATTTACGATCTTTACACATAAGTTGGTTCATCTCTAATACGCTAATCCCCAATTCTTCTGCAAGCTTTCTTTGAACCTTTCCTGTTGAGTAAATTTCATATTGGTACTCCGATT
This portion of the Clostridium sp. Marseille-P299 genome encodes:
- a CDS encoding nicotinate phosphoribosyltransferase, coding for MDKRNLTLLADFYEITMMQGYFKNKINDIVVFDMFYRNNPSGSGYAICCGLEQVISYIKELNFSYEDIEYLRELGMFDEDFLDYLAGFHFTGSIYAVPEGTVVFPMEPLIKVVAPIMEAQFIETAILNIINHQSLIATKASRVCFAAHGEGVMEFGLRRAQGPDAGTYGARAAVIGGCVGTSNVLAAKMFDVPALGTHAHSWIMSFEDELTAFRTYASLYPNNATLLVDTYDTLRSGVPNAIKVFEELRDAGKMPKSYGIRLDSGDLSYLSKKARKMLDEAGFTDALICASSDLDEYLIDSLKTQGAKINSWGVGTNLITSKDCPAFGGVYKLAAIKKDGEFIPKIKLSENQWKITNPGNKTVYRVYDKESGKIRADLIAFADEKFDEGNPLLLFDPMATWKKTYLKPNTYTLREILVPVFVDGKCVYESPSVMEIREYCQKELDTLWDETRRLINPHDVYVDLSNELYQTKCRLIDGYNYSGNR
- the proS gene encoding proline--tRNA ligase, with amino-acid sequence MGSDKKLVESITSMEEDFAKWYTDVVRKAELVDYSGVRGCTIFRPAGYAIWENIQKELDARFKETGVENVYMPMFIPESLLNKEKDHVEGFAPEVAWVTHGGGEELPERLCVRPTSETLFCDFYSKTIESYRDLPKLYNQWCSVVRWEKTTRPFLRTLEFLWQEGHTAHATAEEAEERTIQMLNLYADFCEQVLAIPMVRGRKTDKEKFAGAEATYTIEALMHDGKALQSGTSHNFGDGFAKAFDIKYTDKENKLQYVHQTSWGMTTRLIGAIIMVHGDNSGLVLPPRIAPTQVMIVPIMQKKEGVLEKAAELKEKLGAFRVKVDDSDKSPGWKFSEQEMRGIPVRVELGPKDIEANQAVIVRRDTREKTVVSLDEIDVKVKEILDKMQVELLERARAHRDAHTYEAKTMDEFADTVENKPGFVKAMWCGDRACEDEIKEKTGATSRCMPFAQEHISDTCVCCGKKAKSLVYWGKAY
- the ytvI gene encoding sporulation integral membrane protein YtvI, whose amino-acid sequence is METKEFLTKKNKKLIITIGTIVAVYFGFKYLLPLFVPFIFAYFVAWILRPIVSYLHRRLKVPVAIGGSISLLLLLIMLGTGIFYIGRMFINQLVLFLKNMPVYEAYISNQVEYICVGGDKLLGLTSGTMRGFFDNSMDSLLNMVQNTLLPKMTMQTLKVAIGAFEFFTLIIIVIVSILLFIKDMESYKEGFRKSPFYSQIHKITKKLSSTGTAYLKTQVIIMAIIAVICVVALFIIKNPYAILIGIAVGVFDAFPILGSGLILVPWSIVLLFQKNYFDAAILMSAYLVCQFVREIVEPKLLGNKLGIKPIYSMMAMYIGVQLFGFAGFFLGPFGLIIIRTVIKTYT
- a CDS encoding cytidylate kinase family protein, which produces MHITLTGNLGSGKSTICKILESEYQYEIYSTGKVQRKLAEELGISVLEMNQLMCKDRKYDTMIDETTVKISKENPEKPIVFDSRLAWNFVNPSFKVFLSVSLMVAAERVYGDNRGNVEKYTSVEDAKNQLKLRAETEKVRYKDIYNLDYFNFTNYNLVLDSTYCTPEILADIIIKEASASKDSNNSTKILMSPKRLGMDVVNNTINKDKYYLDGQVIVTLEDNEYKVIKGMEIVEEAAKEGIPFVSVTIN